A single genomic interval of Gouania willdenowi chromosome 10, fGouWil2.1, whole genome shotgun sequence harbors:
- the selenoh gene encoding selenoprotein H: protein MAPKAGGRGRKRKAEDVAEEEKASVKQTREEEEEQTGQRVIIEHCKSURVYGRNAEEVKSALLAAVPDVTVLINPEKPRRSSFEVTLKDEGKETCLWTGIKKGPPRKLKFPQPDVVVAALKEALHV, encoded by the exons ATGGCTCCTAAAGCAG GTGGTCGAGGCAGAAAGCGGAAAGCAGAGGATgttgcagaagaagaaaaagcctCAGTGAAACaaaccagagaagaagaagaggagcagACAGGTCAAAGAGTCATTATTGAACACTG TAAAAGCTGACGAGTGTATGGGCGTAATGCTGAGGAGGTTAAATCTGCCCTCCTGGCTGCTGTCCCTGATGTAACTGTCCTCATCAACCCTGAGAAACCACGACGGAGCAGCTTTGAGGTCACCCTGAAGGATGAGGGTAAAG AAACTTGTCTTTGGACTGGGATTAAGAAGGGTCCACCTCGCAAGCTGAAGTTCCCTCAGCCTGATGTTGTAGTCGCTGCTCTAAAGGAGGCGCTTCATGTTTAG